Proteins from a genomic interval of Asterias rubens chromosome 16, eAstRub1.3, whole genome shotgun sequence:
- the LOC117300901 gene encoding carbohydrate sulfotransferase 11-like, producing MGFLPKRIHHAACLAFAVLATLLVLQIFTYHQNATKSDDENMMKNKPDNAKLKAKIKPSPTSKAAHIDFMKNQTSVQSKRKVILQETCKRRGLASEKEPPLYTKTHTLVVDNFKVIYCFVPKVENSNWKRIMMVLNGEKDTVEGLTSEEVHVKAKTRFLNSYTPEEQQHRLKNYRKFFFVREPLERIMSVYRDQFENTGYYRVNKPFHVFGKQMVRKFKKKPSAVAIRTGENATWTEFVDYLTHPLERAEIENELTSYPCDHWKEMHNICSPCTVDYDVIGKLETIHDDAKYVLKLIDAPGKVKYIASSAGTRPTNSSDDGTFQKYLSQLDKKKLTQLWDLYKLDYELFGYPKPAIIPD from the exons ATGGGATTTCTACCTAAACGAATCCACCATGCAGCCTGTCTGGCCTTCGCGGTCCTGGCAACCCTTCTGGTTTTACAGATCTTCACCTACCATCAAAACGCCACAAAGA GCGATGATGAAAATATGATGAAAAACAAGCCAGACAACGCCAAGTTAAAG GCGAAAATAAAGCCAAGTCCAACATCCAAAGCCGCACATATCGACTTCATGAAGAACCAGACGTCAGTTCAATCCAAGAGGAAAGTCATACTTCAGGAAACCTGCAAACGCCGCGGGTTGGCCTCGGAGAAAGAACCACCCCTTTACACGAAGACACATACATTGGTCGTGGACAATTTTAAAGTCATTTACTGCTTCGTGCCCAAGGTGGAAAACAGCAACTGGAAGCGGATCATGATGGTACTTAATGGGGAAAAAGATACCGTAGAGGGCCTCACTTCGGAGGAGGTTCACGTCAAGGCAAAGACCCGCTTCTTGAACTCCTACACCCCTGAAGAGCAACAGCATCGACTGAAGAACTACCGCAAGTTCTTCTTTGTCCGCGAGCCACTCGAGCGCATCATGTCGGTGTACCGTGACCAATTTGAAAACACCGGCTACTACCGCGTCAACAAGCCTTTCCACGTCTTCGGGAAGCAGATGGTGAGGAAGTTCAAGAAGAAGCCTTCCGCGGTAGCGATCAGGACGGGCGAGAACGCCACCTGGACGGAGTTCGTGGACTACCTGACTCATCCCTTGGAACGTGCCGAGATCGAAAACGAGCTGACGTCATACCCTTGTGATCACTGGAAAGAGATGCACAACATCTGCTCCCCCTGCACAGTCGACTATGACGTCATTGGTAAACTAGAAACCATACATGATGAcgcaaaatatgttttaaagttGATAGACGCACCTGGTAAGGTAAAGTATATTGCTTCATCAGCAGGCACTCGCCCTACCAATAGCTCGGACGACGGAACTTTCCAAAAATACTTGTCTCAGCTGGACAAGAAGAAACTCACGCAGCTCTGGGATCTTTACAAACTGGATTATGAGCTGTTCGGTTATCCAAAACCAGCAATAATTCCTGACTAG